The following are from one region of the Streptomyces decoyicus genome:
- a CDS encoding dienelactone hydrolase family protein has translation MPDHDLTGFDRGTFTHDGSTRRILRRGTGPAVIVMAEIPGITPKVLQFAERVAAIGCTAVLPVLFGTPGRNADPADGGVLKSGLYTASSMWKVCVSREFTVLATGKSSPVVTWLRALAAQEHQRCGGPGVGAVGMCLTGGFALAMAADERLLAPVLSQPSLPLALTKSRAGGIDISAEDLAAVRGRCERDGLQVMGLRFRGDRLVPGDRFAFLRRELGAAFTAVELDDSTANPHAALPPHSVLTEHLIDEPGQPTRAALDEVLGLFRTRLLDQHHDTPDAHDAPDAHDAHDGASDGLDGSTQVS, from the coding sequence ATGCCCGATCACGACTTGACCGGCTTCGACCGTGGCACGTTCACCCACGACGGCAGTACCCGCCGGATTCTGCGGCGTGGCACGGGGCCCGCGGTCATCGTGATGGCGGAAATACCGGGCATCACGCCCAAGGTGCTTCAGTTCGCGGAGCGGGTGGCCGCCATCGGCTGCACCGCCGTGCTCCCGGTGCTCTTCGGTACGCCCGGCCGCAACGCCGACCCCGCAGACGGAGGCGTGCTGAAGTCCGGTCTCTACACGGCCTCATCGATGTGGAAGGTCTGCGTGAGCCGGGAGTTCACCGTGCTGGCCACCGGGAAGTCCTCGCCCGTGGTGACCTGGCTGCGGGCTCTGGCCGCGCAGGAGCACCAGCGCTGCGGCGGGCCCGGCGTCGGGGCCGTCGGCATGTGTCTCACCGGCGGCTTCGCCCTGGCGATGGCCGCCGATGAGAGACTTCTCGCCCCCGTCCTGTCCCAGCCGTCCCTGCCACTGGCACTCACCAAGAGCCGGGCCGGCGGTATCGACATTTCCGCCGAAGACCTCGCCGCCGTCCGGGGCCGCTGCGAGCGTGACGGGCTTCAGGTCATGGGGTTGCGGTTCCGCGGGGACCGGTTGGTACCGGGCGACCGGTTCGCCTTTCTGCGCCGCGAACTCGGCGCCGCTTTCACCGCGGTCGAACTGGACGACTCCACCGCGAACCCCCATGCCGCGCTGCCGCCGCACTCCGTACTGACCGAGCACCTCATCGACGAACCCGGCCAGCCGACCCGCGCGGCGCTGGACGAGGTGCTCGGCCTCTTCCGTACACGCTTGCTCGATCAGCACCACGACACCCCCGACGCCCACGACGCCCCCGACGCCCACGACGCCCACGACGGAGCGTCGGACGGCCTGGATGGCTCAACCCAGGTGTCCTGA
- a CDS encoding TetR/AcrR family transcriptional regulator — translation MPNTSQVRGRIIAATLRIIGDDGIAAVTNRRIAKEAGVSLGSVTYHFATQHDLLRESLRSFVDQETCRFTDLAARYCADRTTTPEQAAALIGEVAADTAFDSEHIAPFELYIQAGRDPQLRAAAAECFAAYDRLAASLLGAIGTPDAERLAGPTVALIIGLQLRRLATGTSTGDLVDALLLLAGAPQQAT, via the coding sequence ATGCCGAACACCTCCCAGGTCCGCGGACGCATCATCGCGGCCACGCTACGGATCATCGGCGACGACGGGATCGCCGCAGTCACCAACCGTCGCATCGCCAAGGAGGCCGGCGTCTCTCTCGGCTCCGTCACGTACCACTTCGCGACCCAACACGACCTGCTGCGCGAGAGCTTGCGTTCCTTCGTCGACCAGGAGACCTGTCGCTTCACCGACCTGGCCGCCCGCTACTGCGCGGACCGGACCACCACCCCGGAGCAGGCCGCCGCCCTGATCGGTGAGGTCGCCGCCGACACCGCCTTCGACAGCGAACACATCGCACCCTTCGAGCTCTACATCCAAGCCGGCCGAGACCCCCAGCTACGCGCTGCCGCGGCGGAATGCTTCGCCGCCTACGACCGTTTGGCCGCCTCTCTCCTGGGTGCGATCGGCACACCCGACGCCGAACGCCTGGCCGGCCCCACCGTCGCCCTCATCATCGGCCTGCAACTGCGCCGCCTGGCCACCGGCACCAGTACCGGCGACCTCGTCGATGCCCTGCTCCTGCTCGCGGGCGCTCCGCAGCAGGCGACTTGA
- a CDS encoding SDR family NAD(P)-dependent oxidoreductase codes for MNIKGSTVLLTGASGGIGTALAQKLAAKGARLVVTGRRAEVLQQLETSLGARALVADLSDREAVEDLAERAGPVDILVANAALPSSGHLLDYTPRQIDRSLDVNLRAPLLLSRLLAPHMVAAGRGHLVMIGSLSGRTSSPGTSLYSAAKFGLRGFAHGLRQDLYGTGVGVSIVQPGFVREAGMFADTGAVPPAGIRTVSPEQVAAGAVSAIERNRAEVNVAPLELRLGSAIGGLFPTLAAAAQRRASPASLVQQIAQAQRHQR; via the coding sequence TTGAACATCAAGGGATCGACCGTTCTGCTTACCGGTGCCAGCGGAGGCATCGGCACGGCCCTGGCCCAGAAGCTCGCGGCCAAAGGTGCCCGCCTGGTGGTCACCGGCCGACGCGCCGAGGTGCTCCAGCAACTCGAAACGTCCTTGGGAGCCCGTGCACTGGTCGCGGATCTCAGCGACCGCGAGGCGGTCGAGGATCTCGCCGAACGGGCCGGGCCCGTGGACATCCTGGTCGCCAACGCCGCCCTGCCTTCCAGTGGCCACCTGCTCGACTACACACCCCGGCAGATCGACCGGTCGCTGGACGTGAACCTGCGCGCGCCCCTCTTGCTGTCCCGGCTCCTGGCCCCGCACATGGTGGCTGCCGGCCGCGGCCACCTGGTCATGATCGGCTCGCTCTCGGGCCGGACGTCCTCCCCCGGCACCTCGCTCTACAGCGCCGCGAAGTTCGGTCTGCGCGGCTTCGCCCATGGCCTGCGCCAGGATCTGTACGGCACGGGCGTAGGCGTGTCCATCGTGCAGCCGGGCTTCGTCCGTGAGGCGGGGATGTTCGCCGACACCGGCGCCGTACCACCCGCCGGCATACGGACCGTCAGCCCCGAACAGGTCGCGGCCGGCGCCGTGAGCGCGATCGAACGCAACCGTGCCGAAGTCAACGTCGCACCTCTCGAACTGCGCCTGGGCAGCGCCATCGGTGGGCTCTTCCCCACCCTGGCGGCCGCTGCCCAGCGCAGAGCTTCGCCCGCCTCCCTCGTCCAGCAGATCGCCCAGGCCCAGCGCCACCAACGGTGA
- a CDS encoding lysozyme: MPLSPLRRPPCPLRTALLTTLAAVTLTATLLTAPPPAHAVASGHGTGSAAGAEQVPGMDVSRYQGTVDWQGAWDNGARWAYVKATEGTTFQSPTFPEQFRGAGDAGLIRGAYHFARPDLSGAAEQATHFVDHGGGWTADGRTLPPALDLEHNPYGQDACYGRGQSDMVSWIREFSDAVKARTGRAPALYTTSDWWTRCTGGDTSFGGTHPLWVARYATSPGTLPAGWSAHTFWQYADSGTFPGDQNWFNGSYDELKAFARG; this comes from the coding sequence ATGCCCCTGTCCCCACTTCGCCGGCCTCCCTGTCCCCTGCGCACGGCCCTGCTCACCACTCTCGCCGCCGTCACCCTCACGGCGACGCTCCTCACTGCTCCGCCGCCCGCACACGCAGTGGCGTCCGGCCACGGCACCGGATCCGCGGCCGGGGCCGAACAGGTCCCCGGGATGGACGTGAGCCGTTACCAGGGCACCGTCGACTGGCAGGGCGCATGGGACAACGGCGCCCGCTGGGCCTACGTCAAGGCCACCGAAGGGACGACGTTCCAGAGCCCGACCTTCCCGGAGCAGTTCCGGGGCGCCGGCGACGCAGGCCTGATCCGGGGCGCCTATCACTTCGCGCGCCCGGACCTCTCCGGCGCGGCAGAGCAGGCCACGCACTTCGTCGACCACGGCGGGGGCTGGACGGCGGACGGCAGGACACTGCCGCCCGCGCTCGACCTCGAACACAACCCGTACGGCCAGGACGCCTGTTACGGCCGTGGGCAGTCCGACATGGTGTCCTGGATCAGGGAGTTCAGCGATGCGGTAAAGGCACGCACCGGGCGCGCTCCCGCCCTCTACACCACCAGCGACTGGTGGACCCGTTGCACCGGCGGCGACACCAGTTTCGGCGGTACCCACCCGCTGTGGGTCGCCCGGTACGCCACGTCCCCCGGCACGCTGCCGGCCGGCTGGTCCGCTCACACCTTCTGGCAGTACGCCGACTCCGGTACGTTCCCCGGTGACCAGAACTGGTTCAACGGCTCCTACGACGAGCTGAAGGCCTTCGCCCGGGGGTGA
- a CDS encoding DUF3103 family protein → MAASSVCLVSGASGAWAQPEARTASSGAQPTRADAVQHAKQAAARSLREAYATGQVKDVMAGTLTSANEVSLDRLPVRSAASGFRASVQSSNSAILTAKGLPASTGNVLQVRLANPQARTALAEGVQPLIAAEPSDRQATSLTAYRPDGTEVKLGATAPADVPVLIVGTDGDRIVAAGTKVMSDGFKAAWPGSATAPGNGTAPGSGTAGKAGAPQGKSVTRINNIQLHKSNEEPFWKGGAEAFAVVSGWDKNDKAFAEPALQLPYLDWTGVDYHPNQNLIDWGHFGYDSADLVFLEEDDGTNYKDLTKAIVDALLTVTGYGTTGIPLANTIMDAIPDKWWTDDTDELDQVYSVSHGAIAKAQNSGAPGLTYFGASGGSNISIGLSNAFIPKT, encoded by the coding sequence GTGGCCGCGTCGTCCGTGTGCCTGGTGAGCGGCGCCTCGGGGGCGTGGGCGCAGCCGGAGGCACGTACCGCGTCGTCCGGGGCGCAGCCCACACGGGCGGACGCCGTGCAGCACGCGAAGCAGGCGGCGGCGCGGAGTCTGCGGGAGGCGTACGCCACCGGCCAGGTCAAGGACGTCATGGCCGGCACGCTCACCTCCGCGAACGAGGTGAGCCTGGACCGGCTGCCGGTCCGCTCGGCGGCCAGTGGCTTCCGTGCGTCGGTGCAGTCGTCCAACAGCGCGATCCTCACGGCCAAGGGACTGCCCGCCTCGACGGGCAACGTCCTGCAGGTACGGCTCGCCAATCCGCAGGCGCGGACCGCGCTGGCCGAGGGCGTACAGCCGCTGATCGCCGCGGAGCCCTCCGACCGGCAGGCCACCTCGCTGACCGCCTACCGGCCCGACGGCACCGAGGTGAAGCTCGGCGCCACGGCGCCCGCGGACGTCCCGGTGCTGATCGTGGGCACCGACGGCGACCGGATCGTGGCGGCCGGCACGAAGGTGATGAGCGACGGCTTCAAGGCCGCCTGGCCCGGGAGCGCCACCGCGCCCGGAAACGGCACCGCGCCCGGGAGCGGCACCGCCGGCAAGGCCGGCGCACCGCAGGGCAAGAGCGTCACCCGCATCAACAACATCCAACTGCACAAGAGCAACGAGGAGCCGTTCTGGAAGGGCGGCGCCGAGGCCTTCGCGGTCGTCAGCGGCTGGGACAAGAACGACAAGGCGTTCGCCGAGCCGGCCCTCCAGTTGCCCTACCTCGACTGGACGGGCGTCGACTACCACCCGAACCAGAACCTGATCGACTGGGGTCACTTCGGCTACGACTCCGCCGACCTGGTGTTCCTGGAGGAGGACGACGGCACCAACTACAAGGACCTCACCAAGGCGATCGTCGACGCGCTGCTGACGGTCACCGGCTACGGCACCACCGGCATCCCGCTCGCCAACACCATCATGGACGCCATTCCGGACAAGTGGTGGACCGATGACACCGACGAGCTGGACCAGGTGTACTCGGTCAGCCATGGCGCCATCGCCAAGGCGC